A genomic segment from Eulemur rufifrons isolate Redbay chromosome 19, OSU_ERuf_1, whole genome shotgun sequence encodes:
- the IL1RL1 gene encoding interleukin-1 receptor-like 1, whose product MGLWSLVFLTVLIHFTAAKYSQLSWGLENEALIVRCPKKEASRYPVDWYYSKTNKSISTQERNRVFSSGKHLKFLPAKVDDSGIYTCIVRSPTFNKTGYRNVTIYKKQPNCNIPDYLMYSTISGSEKNSKIHCPTVDLYNWTAPLEWFKNCQALQGSRYKAHRSFLVIDNVMSEDAGDYTCKFTHNENGISYSVSATRSFTVQDEQGFSLFPEIIAPPHNETKEVEIGKTVNITCSACFGRGAQFLALVLWDLNGSKVKDFGEARIEEEEGQNQSSSSEMTCLTKVLRIADVKEEDLSLKYNCLALNLHGVRRHTITLSRKNPIDHQSTYHIVAGCSILLILISTLVIILKVFWIEVILLWRDIARPYKTRNDGKIYDAYVIYPRNYKPSPEGTSPVEYFAHQILPDVLENKCGYNLCIYGRDVLPGEDAATAVETNIRKSRRHIFILTPQSTHSKEFAYEQEIALHSTLIQNDSKAILIEMEALSDPGGLQVGELQDSLRHLMKVQGTIKWREDHVADKRSLNSKFWKHVRYQMPIPSKLPRRTSSLTSQGQQCLLGGANASAFTDCLIPPSWGVPLDQTLGATGS is encoded by the exons ATGGGGCTTTGGAGCTTGGTATTTCTAACAGTTCTCATACATTTCACAGCAGCTAAGTATA GTCAACTATCCTGGGGCCTGGAAAATGAGGCTTTAATTGTGAGATGTCCTAAAAAAGAAGCATCTCGTTACCCTGTGGATTGGTAttactcaaaaacaaacaaaagtatttCCACCCAGGAAAGAAATCGTGTGTTTTCCTCAGGCAAGCATCTTAAGTTTCTGCCAGCCAAAGTGGACGATTCTGGCATTTATACTTGCATCGTCAGAAG TCCCACATTCAATAAGACTGGATACAGGAAtgttaccatatacaaaaaacaaCCGAATTGCAACATTCCAGATTATCTGATGTATTCCACAATATCTGGAtcggaaaaaaattccaaaatacatTGTCCTACAGTTGACCTCTACAACTGGACTGCACCTCTTGAGTGGTTTAAG aattgTCAAGCTCTTCAAGGATCAAGGTACAAGGCACACAGGTCATTTTTGGTCATTGACAACGTAATGAGTGAGGATGCAGGTGATTACACGTGTAAATTTACACACAATGAAAATGGTATTAGTTACAGTGTGTCAGCAACCAGATCATTCACAGTTCAAG atGAGCAAGGCTTTTCTTTGTTTCCAGAAATTATAGCTCCTCCACACAATGAAACAAAGGAAGTGGAAATCG GAAAAACAGTGAACATAACTTGCTCTGCTTGCTTCGGGAGAGGTGCTCAGTTCTTGGCTCTTGTCCTTTGGGATCTTAATGGAAGCAAAGTTAAGGACTTTGGTGAAGCAAGaattgaagaggaggaagggcaaaACCAAAG TTCCAGCAGTGAGATGACTTGTCTGACCAAGGTTTTAAGGATAGCTGATGTGAAGGAAGAGGACTTGTCACTGAAATATAACTGTCTGGCCCTGAATTTGCATGGCGTAAGAAGGCACACCATAACACTAAGTCGGAAAAATCCAA TTGATCATCAAAGCACCTACCACATAGTTGCAGGATGTAGTATCTTGTTAATACTAATTAGTACCTTGGTGATCATCCTAAAAGTGTTCTGGATTGAGGTTATTCTGCTCTGGAGAGACATAGCTAGACCTTATAAAACTAGGAATG ATGGAAAGATCTATGATGCTTACGTTATCTATCCTCGGAACTACAAACCTAGTCCAGAGGGAACCAGTCCTGTGGAGTACTTTGCTCACCAGATTCTGCCTGATGTTCTTGAAAATAAATGTGGATATAACCTCTGCATTTATGGGAGAGATGTGCTACCTGGAGAAG ATGCAGCCACTGCAGTGGAAACCAACATACGAAAGAGCAGGAGGCACATCTTCATCCTGACTCCTCAGAGCACACACAGCAAGGAGTTTGCCTACGAGCAGGAGATTGCCCTGCACAGCACCCTCATCCAGAACGACTCTAAGGCGATTCTTATTGAAATGGAGGCTCTGAGCGATCCAGGTGGCCTGCAGGTTGGGGAGCTTCAGGATTCCCTCAGGCATCTCATGAAAGTTCAGGGCACCATCAAATGGAGGGAAGACCACGTTGCTGACAAGCGGTCCCTGAATTCCAAATTCTGGAAGCATGTGAGGTACCAAATGCCCATACCAAGCAAACTTCCAAGAAGGACTTCTAGTTTGACTTCCCAGGGGCAACAGTGCTTGCTTGGAGGTGCTAACGCATCTGCATTTACAGATTGCCTAATTCCTCCCAGCTGGGGTGTGCCCCTGGACCAGACACTGGGAGCCACTGGCAGCTGA